The genomic window GGAGACCTACACCATCGCCGGGCCGCGCGGCACCGGCGTGATAGGCATCAACGGCGCCGCCGCCCGCCTGGTCCACCCCGGCGACCTGGTGATCCTGATCGCCTACGGGCAGATGGACACCGCCGAGGCCAGGGCCTACCAGCCCAAGGTGGTCTTCGTGGACGCGGAGAACAGGATCACCGGCTTCGGTTCCGACGCCGCCGAAGCCCTGCCCGGGACGGACACCCTGCGCGGCGACGCCGTACACGCGTAACACCGGCCGACTGGAGCCTGAGATGCCTGCGACCCACCGCCTCACCGCACCCGCGCCCGGCTGGACCGCCACGACCGACGTCGTGGTGGTCGGCTCGGGTGTCGCCGGCCTGACGGCCGCCCTGAACATCCGCACAGCGGGCCTGCGGGTGACGGTGGTCACCAAGGCAGTGCTCGACGAGGGCTCGACCCGCTGGGCCCAGGGCGGTGTCGCCGCCGCCCTGGGCGAGGGCGACACCCCCGAACAGCACCTGGCCGACACCCTGGTGGCCGGCGCCGGGGTCTGCGACGAGCAGGCCGTGCGGGTGCTGGTCACCGAGGGCCCCGAGGCGGTGCGCCGCCTGATCGCCCTCGGTGCGGCCTTCGACACCGACGCCGAGGGCGAGATCCTGCTCACCCGCGAGGGCGGCCACCACCGCAACCGGATCGTCCACGCGGGCGGCGACGCCACCGGCGCGGAGATATCGCGCGCCCTGGTCGCCGCCGTCCACGCCGACCCCGAGATCGAGCTGATCGAGCACGCGCTGGTGCTCGACCTGCTCACCGACGCCGCGGGCCGCACGGCCGGGCTGACCCTGCACGTGATGGGCGAGGGCCAGCGCGACGGGGTGGGCGCGATCCGGGCCCGGGCCGTGGTGCTGGCCACCGGCGGCATGGGCCAGGTCTTCTCCGCCACCACCAACCCGGCGGTCTCCACCGGCGACGGGGTGGCGCTCGCGCTGCGGGCCGGCGCCGAGGTGGCCGACCTGGAGTTCGTCCAGTTCCACCCCACCGTCTTCTGGGTCGGCCCGGGGGCCGAGGGCCAGCTGCCGCTGGTCTCCGAGGCCGTCCGCGGCGAGGGCGCCCACCTGGTGGACGCCGCCGGCACCCGTTTCATGGTCGGCCAGCACGAACTCAACGAGCTGGCCCCGCGTGACATCGTGGCCAAGGCGATCACCCGGCAGATGGCGGCCCAGGGCGCCGAGCACATGTACCTGGACGGTCGGCACTTCGGCGCGCGGATGTGGGCCGAGCGGTTCCCCACCATCCTGGCCTCCTGCCGGGCGCACGGCATCGACCCGGTCACCGAGCCGATCCCGGTGGCCCCGGCCGCGCACCACGCCTCCGGCGGGGTGCGCACCGACCTGCACGGCCGCACCTCGGTGCCCGGCCTCTACGCCTGCGGCGAGGTGGCCTGCACCGGGGTGCACGGCGCCAACCGGCTGGCGTCCAACTCGCTGCTCGAAGGCCTGGTCTTCGCCGAGCGGATCGCCCACGACCTGGCCGAGCGCAGCGCGGCCGGCGAACTGCCGCTGCGCGAGGTCGACGTGGCGGCCGCCCGGGCCGCCACCCCCGTCCCGCTGCCCGCCCCCGAGGCGCGGGCCCGGATCCAGCACCTGATGTCGCGTGGCGCGGGCGTGCTGCGCTCGGCCGGGAGCATGGCCGAAGCCGCCGAGGGGCTGGCCGCGCTCGCCGCCGGCGCCGCCGAGCGGGCCGCCGAGCAGAAGCCGGCCGACCCGCGGGTGGAGACCTGGGAGGCGGCCAACCTGCTGCTGGTCGGCACCGCCCTGGTGGCCGCGGCCGCCCGCCGCACCGAGACCCGCGGCTGCCACTGGCGCGAGGACTTCCCCGACCGCGACGACGCCAACTGGCAGCGTCATCTGACCACCGTCCTGGACGCCGCCGGTGTCCGCGTCCGTGAGGAGCACCAGAACCAATGACCCACAGCCACGAGGAACTTCCGCTGGCCGACCAGGACGGCTGCGGCGCCGGCTGCGGCTGCGCCGACGGCGAGGGCTACGAGACGGGCCTGGACCCGGCGCTGGCCGAGCTGCTGGAGCAGGCGGGCCTGGACCCGGTCGAGGTCGAGGACATCGCCACCCTGGCGCTGGCCGAGGACCTGGCCGGCGGCGAGGACGTCACCTCGGTGGCCACCGTCCCCGAGGACGCGGTGGCCACCGCCGACTTCACCGCCCGCGAGGCGGGCGTGGTGGCCGGTCTGCGGATCGCCGAGGCCGTGGTCTCGCTGATCTGCGAGGAGGAGTTCGAGGTCGAGCGGCACGTCGAGGACGGCGACCGGGTCGAGGCCGGCCAGGTGCTGCTCTCGGTGCGCAGCCGCACCCGCGACCTGCTCACCGCCGAGCGCAGCGCGCTCAACCTGCTCTGCCACCTGTCCGGCATCGCCACCGCCACCCGCGCCTGGGCCGACGCCCTGGAGGGCACCGGCGCCGCGGTGCGCGACACCCGCAAGACCCACCCGGGCCTGCGGGCGCTGCAGAAGTACGCGGTGCGCTGCGGCGGCGGCGTCAACCACCGGATGGCGCTCTCCGACGCCGCGCTGATCAAGGACAACCACGTGGTCGCCGCGGGCGGCGTGGCCGAGGCCTTCGCGGCCGTCAAGGCCGCCTACCCCGAGCTGCCGGTGGAGGTCGAGGTGGACACCCTGGAGCAGATCCCGCCGGTGCTGGAGCTCGGTGCCGAGCTGATCCTGCTGGACAACTTCACCGTGCCGAAGATGCGCGAGGCGGTGGAGCTGGTGGCGGGCCGGGCCAAGCTGGAGGCCTCCGGCGGTCTGACCCTGGCCACCGCGCGCGAGGTCGCCGAGACTGGTGTCGACTACCTGGCGGTCGGCGCGATCACCCACTCGGTGCCGGTCCTGGACATCGGCCTGGACCTGAGGGCCTGATCCGGCGGCCGACCCCTGACGACCCTTGACGACCCCTCCGATCCGGAAAGCGGGGCCCATGCTCCTCACCATCGACGTCGGCAACACCCAGACCACGCTCGGCCTGTTCGACGGTGAGGAGGTCGTCGACCACTGGCGGATCTCCACCGACCCGCGCCGCACCGCCGATGAACTGGCGGTCCTGATGCAGGGGTTGATGGGCCGCCAGCCCGGTGGCGCGGGCCGCGAGCGGGTGGACGGGCTGGCGATCTGCTCGTCGGTGCCCGCCGTGCTGCACGAGCTGCGCGAGGTGACCCGCCGCTACTACGGCGACCTGCCCGCGGTGCTGGTGGCCCCCGGCGTCAAGACCGGGGTGCACGTCCTGATGGACAACCCCAAGGAGGTCGGCGCCGACCGGATCGTCAACGCACTGGCCGCCAACCACCTGTACGGCGGGCCGTGCATCGTGGTCGACTTCGGCACCGCCACCACCTTCGACGCGATCAACGAGCGCGGCGACTACGTGGGCGGCGCGATCGCCCCCGGCATCGAGATCTCGGTCGAGGCGCTGGGGGTGCGCGGCGCCCAGCTGCGCAAGATCGAGCTGGCCAAGCCCCGCAATGTGATCGGCAAGAACACCGTGGAGGGCATGCAGTCCGGCGTGCTCTACGGCTTCGCCGGCCAGGTGGACGGGCTGGTCAGCAGAATGGCCAAGGAGCTCTCGCCCACCGACCCCGAGGACGTCCAGGTGATCGCCACCGGCGGCCTGGCCCCGCTGGTGCTGGACGAGGCGAGCACCATCGACGTGCACGAGCCCTGGCTGACGCTGATCGGACTGCGACTGGTCTACGAGCGGAACACCGCGAGTTGACGGACCATCAGATATAAGGCTGGGCCATCCGGGCGGCGCCATGCGAGGCATCCCACAAATCGGATATTCCTCACGTAGTGTCAACTTATGCCCACGCCTCACGGATCCCGCGGTGGCATGGCCTTCAGCAGCGACGAAGTGCGCGTGCTGCGCCGTGCCCTCGCCCAAGCCCTCCACCCCGCCGTCCCCGCCCAGAGCCCGGCCGGCCCTCTGCCGGCCGACCTCTGGGTCGAGGACGTCCAGGAGGCGCTCCGACTGGCCGAGGCCATCGACGAGGCCGTCAGCGAGGGCGGCCGGTTGCGTGGCTTCCTCCTCGCCGAGCTGGTCCGCTACCGGCGCGCCCTGCCCGGCAGCGCCCGCGGCTACCTGGAACGGCTGGAGGAGGCCGTCACCGACGGCTACCTCCCCGAACCGGACGACCTCGCCGCCCTGCGCGCCCTGGCCAAGCTGCCCTGCGGCCCCGGTGAACGCACCCGCCGCTCCCGCCTGGCCGGCCGCTGCCACGCCCTGGCCGAGACCGCCATCCGCGAGCGCCTGGCCCGCACCACCGGCCTGCCCCGCCCCACCGTCCCGGGTCCCGCCACCACGCGGCACCTGGCGGCCGTACCCAGCCCCCTCAACGACCGAGCCGACCGCGCCGGAGGACCGATCCCGATGAGCACCCCCGCTGGTACCCCCGCCCCCCGCCCGAAGGCCACCGCCCCGGCCGGCACCGCCGGTGCCCCCGGCACCGGCCGCATCCCCACCCCCGCCGAGCTCTTCGCCCGCCGCCCGGCACCGGTGGTGGTCGCGCAGGCCGAGGAGGACGAGGAGCTGGCGACCGGCACCGGCTGACGCGCAGCGCTGACGCCCTGGTCCGAACTGCACGCCATCGCCTTCCGCAGGCGGTGGCGTGCAGCGCTTTGTCGATAATGTGATGGCTGCGTTCCTGATTCATGGTCAAGCTTCACTAAAACTTGAGTGCATTTAAGCCACCACTGCCCGAAACTGTCCGATTCGCGCCGTCACGTCCGCCCCTATGGTCCGCTGGGAATATTCAGCAACCAGGGGGACCCCCGTGCTCTCAGTCCGCACCCGCCGCGCCACCGCCGCCGGCGCCACCGCGCTCACCGCGCTCCTCACCGCCGGCCTGACGGCGCTGCCGGCCCACGCGGCGGCCGGCAAGCTGACCATCAGCGGCGATGCCGCCAACGCACTGGCCGCAGACGGCACCCCGAAGCAGGTCCAGCTCCGGATCGACGAGCCCGGCGCGGCCTCGAACGAGGGCCTCACCTACACCTTCGACACCAGCGCGCTGACCGGCATCGCCACGTTCCGGCCGAGCGCCAGCTGCAACGTCAAGGGCACCGTCGTCAGCTGCACGGACTCCATGGGGCCGTACGCCGAGGCCCAGCCCCAGCTGAACTTCGCGGCGGTCGCCGGCGCCAAGCCCGGCGCCTCCGCGAAGCTCCACCTCACGGCCACCACGGACGACGGGGCCACCACCACCTTCGACACCGCGCTCACCGTCGGCGGCACCAAGCTGTCGGTCCAGCAGATCCCGGCGCAGAACGGTGTGAAGATCGGCTCCACCGTGGGCACCGGGCTCGAGATCACCAACAACGGCACGCTGGCCTCGACCCAGACGAACATCGAGATCTTCTCGTCCGTCGCCCTGCCGTTCCACCAGCAGTACGGCAACTGCAAGTACGGCAAGGACGCCAACGGCATCGCCTCGACCGCCGTCTGCACCATAGACACCGGCATCGCGCCGGGCGAGACGGTCCATCTGGACCCGATGCAGTTCGACGTGAGCAGCCAGGCGCTGGAGGACTTCGTCGAATTCGCGGTGAGCCCGCAGCCGTACGACCTCACCCGCTTCAGCACCGAGACGTTCACCCAGGGCAGCGGCCCCCACCTGACCCTCGGCAAGCCCGAGACGCCCGGCCAGGGCCCCTCGACCGTCGCCGACCTCGGCACCAACAGCGGGGCGGAACTCGACGTCACCGCCGTCAACCACGCGGACTACGTCGCGCTCGGCAGCTGGCAGCCCCAGGCCGGCGGCAAGCAGGGCACCCTGCAGGTCGGCCTGCGCAACGACGGCCCCGCGCTGTACAGCGACCGGGCCGGCTCCTCGATCGCCGACCTGCAGGTGATCCTGCCCGCCGGGGTCAAGGCCACCACGGTGCCGAGCGGCTGCCTGCTGCAGACGCACCTGACCGACGCGGCGAACCGCACGATGTACCGCTGCGACACCAAGGACACCCAGCCGGCCGGCTTCAAGATCACCTTCAACTTCGGCATCCAGGTGGACGACCCGAGCGCCGTGCGCAACGGGCTGGTCGACTTCGTGAACGGTGAGGCGCCGTCCGACTTCGACGCCACCGACAAGCTGGACTTCGACCCGAACCCGGCCAACAACAGCGTCCAGCTGGCCTTCGGCACCCAGGCCGCCGCCACCCCGAGCGCCGCCCCGACCGGCGCCGCCCCCGTCGCCGCCACCAGCGCCGCGCCGACCACCGCCGCCCCCGTGGCCCCGGCCACCCCGGCTGCCCGGGCCACCGAGGCCGCCGCGAAGCCGGCCGGCCAGGAGCTCGCCTTCACCGGCGGTGGCTCCGACGCCGGTGCGATCGCCGCCGCCGGTGGCGCCGCGGTGCTGCTCGGCGCCGGCGCCCTGGTGTACGCCGCCCGTCGCCGCAAGGCCGGCGCGCAGCACTGACGGCCAGGCCGGACACCCCGCCCCGCCGTCCGGAGATATCCGGTGGCGGAGCGGGGTGTTTGGCTCGCTACCCTGGTGAGGTGAGCGATCAGAGCAGCCTTCCCGCGACCGACGACCTTCCCGAGCAGATGCGCGTGAGGCGCGAGAAGCTCGACCGGCTCCGCGCCGCCGGGATCGACCCGTACCCGGTCGGGTTCCCGCGGACCACCACCATCGCGGACCTCCGCGCCAAGCACCCGGACCTGCCCGCCGACACCGCCACCGGCGAGCGCGCCGGCATCACCGGGCGCGTGATCCTGGCCCGCACCGGCGGCAAGCTCTGCTTCGCCACCCTGCGCGACGGCTCGGGCGACCTGCAGGTGATGCTCTCGCTGGACAAGCTCGGCGAGGAGCGGCTGGCGGCCTGGAAGAGCGACATCGACCTGGGCGACCAGGTGGGCGTCGAGGGCGAGGTGATCACCTCCAAGCGCGGCGAGCTGAGCGTCATGGTGGACCGCTGGGAGCTCACCGCCAAGTGCCTGCGCCCGCTGCCGGACAAGCACAAGGGCCTGACCGACCCGGAGGCCCGGGTCCGCCAGCGGTACGTGGACCTGATCGTCAACCCCGAGGCCCGCGAGATCCTGCACCTGCGCAGCAAGGTGGTCCGCTCGATCCGCCGCACCTACGAGGAGCGCGGCTACATCGAGGTCGAGACGCCGATGCTGCAGCCGGTGCACGGCGGCGCCAACGCGCGTCCGTTCAAGACGCACATCAACGCGTACGACATCGACCTCTACATGCGCATCGCCCCCGAGCTGTACCTCAAGCGGCTGGTGGTCGGCGGCGCCGAGAAGGTCTTCGAGATCAACCGCAACTTCCGCAACGAGGGCGCGGACTCCACCCACAACCCGGAGTTCACCTCGCTGGAGTCGTACGAGGCGTACGGCGACTACGACACCCAGGCCGAGCTGATCCGCGCGACGATCGTCAACGCGGCCCGCGACGCGCTGGGCACCACGGTGATCAAGGGCGTCGACGCGCACGGCGTGGAGCACGAGATCGACCTGGCCGAGCCGTGGGAGGAGGTCGGCGTCTACCCGGGCATCTCCGCCCGCCTGGGCAGCGAGGTGACCCCGCAGACCACCGTCGAGGAGCTGCGCAAGCTCGCCGACGCGGCCGGCGTGCCCTACGAGAAGGAGTGGGGCCACGGGCAGATCGTCCTGGAGATGGTCGAGCGCCTGCTGGAGGAGAACGCGATCCGGCCGACCTTCATCAAGGACTACCCGACCGAGGTCTCCCCGCTCACCCGCCAGCACCGCTCGATCCCGGGCGTGGCGGAGAAGTGGGACCTGGTGATCTTCGGGACCGAGCTGGGCACCGCCTACTCCGAGCTGATCGACCCGGTCGAGCAGCGCGCCCGCCTCACCGCCCAGTCGCTGCTGGCGGCCGGCGGCGACGTCGAGGCGATGCAGATCGACGAGGACTTCCTGCGGGCGCTGGAGTACGCGATGCCGCCCACCGGCGGCCTGGGCCTGGGCGTCGACCGCCTGATCATGCTGCTCACCGGCAAGAACATCCGCGAGACGGTGCTCTTCCCGCTGGTGAAGCCGGCCGCAAAGACCACGGGGACCGCCGAAAAGACCGAAGAGTCCGAGGGAGAGTGACCTGATGGAGTACATCAGTGCGATCGTGCCGCCGCTGGTGATGGCGATCGGGTTCGGGTTCCTGGTGCGGGCCATCATCCGCAACCAGGGCGGCGCCCAGAAGAGCAAGGAGGACGCCGCCGCCGACGTGCTGGTCAAGGCCAGTGCCGCGCGCGGTTCGGCGGCCGAGTAGCACCGTCGTAGCGCAGGGCCGATCGCTCGGCCGCAGGCCGCCTCCCGATTCGGGTGGCG from Kitasatospora sp. NBC_01250 includes these protein-coding regions:
- the panD gene encoding aspartate 1-decarboxylase; protein product: MLRTMLKSKIHRATVTQADLHYVGSVTVDQDLLDAADLLPGELVHIVDINNGARLETYTIAGPRGTGVIGINGAAARLVHPGDLVILIAYGQMDTAEARAYQPKVVFVDAENRITGFGSDAAEALPGTDTLRGDAVHA
- a CDS encoding L-aspartate oxidase, yielding MPATHRLTAPAPGWTATTDVVVVGSGVAGLTAALNIRTAGLRVTVVTKAVLDEGSTRWAQGGVAAALGEGDTPEQHLADTLVAGAGVCDEQAVRVLVTEGPEAVRRLIALGAAFDTDAEGEILLTREGGHHRNRIVHAGGDATGAEISRALVAAVHADPEIELIEHALVLDLLTDAAGRTAGLTLHVMGEGQRDGVGAIRARAVVLATGGMGQVFSATTNPAVSTGDGVALALRAGAEVADLEFVQFHPTVFWVGPGAEGQLPLVSEAVRGEGAHLVDAAGTRFMVGQHELNELAPRDIVAKAITRQMAAQGAEHMYLDGRHFGARMWAERFPTILASCRAHGIDPVTEPIPVAPAAHHASGGVRTDLHGRTSVPGLYACGEVACTGVHGANRLASNSLLEGLVFAERIAHDLAERSAAGELPLREVDVAAARAATPVPLPAPEARARIQHLMSRGAGVLRSAGSMAEAAEGLAALAAGAAERAAEQKPADPRVETWEAANLLLVGTALVAAAARRTETRGCHWREDFPDRDDANWQRHLTTVLDAAGVRVREEHQNQ
- the nadC gene encoding carboxylating nicotinate-nucleotide diphosphorylase, yielding MTHSHEELPLADQDGCGAGCGCADGEGYETGLDPALAELLEQAGLDPVEVEDIATLALAEDLAGGEDVTSVATVPEDAVATADFTAREAGVVAGLRIAEAVVSLICEEEFEVERHVEDGDRVEAGQVLLSVRSRTRDLLTAERSALNLLCHLSGIATATRAWADALEGTGAAVRDTRKTHPGLRALQKYAVRCGGGVNHRMALSDAALIKDNHVVAAGGVAEAFAAVKAAYPELPVEVEVDTLEQIPPVLELGAELILLDNFTVPKMREAVELVAGRAKLEASGGLTLATAREVAETGVDYLAVGAITHSVPVLDIGLDLRA
- a CDS encoding type III pantothenate kinase; this encodes MLLTIDVGNTQTTLGLFDGEEVVDHWRISTDPRRTADELAVLMQGLMGRQPGGAGRERVDGLAICSSVPAVLHELREVTRRYYGDLPAVLVAPGVKTGVHVLMDNPKEVGADRIVNALAANHLYGGPCIVVDFGTATTFDAINERGDYVGGAIAPGIEISVEALGVRGAQLRKIELAKPRNVIGKNTVEGMQSGVLYGFAGQVDGLVSRMAKELSPTDPEDVQVIATGGLAPLVLDEASTIDVHEPWLTLIGLRLVYERNTAS
- the lysX gene encoding bifunctional lysylphosphatidylglycerol synthetase/lysine--tRNA ligase LysX → MSDQSSLPATDDLPEQMRVRREKLDRLRAAGIDPYPVGFPRTTTIADLRAKHPDLPADTATGERAGITGRVILARTGGKLCFATLRDGSGDLQVMLSLDKLGEERLAAWKSDIDLGDQVGVEGEVITSKRGELSVMVDRWELTAKCLRPLPDKHKGLTDPEARVRQRYVDLIVNPEAREILHLRSKVVRSIRRTYEERGYIEVETPMLQPVHGGANARPFKTHINAYDIDLYMRIAPELYLKRLVVGGAEKVFEINRNFRNEGADSTHNPEFTSLESYEAYGDYDTQAELIRATIVNAARDALGTTVIKGVDAHGVEHEIDLAEPWEEVGVYPGISARLGSEVTPQTTVEELRKLADAAGVPYEKEWGHGQIVLEMVERLLEENAIRPTFIKDYPTEVSPLTRQHRSIPGVAEKWDLVIFGTELGTAYSELIDPVEQRARLTAQSLLAAGGDVEAMQIDEDFLRALEYAMPPTGGLGLGVDRLIMLLTGKNIRETVLFPLVKPAAKTTGTAEKTEESEGE